One region of Primulina tabacum isolate GXHZ01 chromosome 1, ASM2559414v2, whole genome shotgun sequence genomic DNA includes:
- the LOC142505067 gene encoding uncharacterized protein LOC142505067 — protein sequence MSPFRLLHGKSCHLPLELEHKAYWATKFLNFDAKATSDERVLQLNELDEFRLEAYENAKLYKEKTKRWHDQNIVHREFVMGQLVLLYNSRLKLMPGKLISRWSGTYTITQVFPYGTVEITSEATGTFKVNGHMLKVYHGGAIPDEPTTVDLQDPN from the coding sequence ATGTCTCCTTTTAGATTGTTGCATGGGAAATCATGTCACCTCCCTCTTGAACTTGAGCATAAGGCTTATTGGGCTactaaattcttgaattttgatGCTAAAGCCACAAGTGACGAGAGAGTTCTGCAACTGAATGAATTGGACGAGTTTAGGTTGGAGGCTTACGAGAATGCCAAGCTTTACAAAGAGAAAACCAAACGCTGGCACGATCAGAACATCGTCCATCGAGAATTTGTGATGGGACAACTGGTACTGTTATATAACTCTCGACTGaagttgatgccaggtaagtTGATTTCACGGTGGTCAGGAACATATACCATCACGCAAGTTTTCCCCTACGGGACAGTAGAGATCactagtgaagcaactggaactTTCAAAGTAAATGGGCATATGCTAAAGGTTTATCATGGTGGCGCCATACCCGATGAGCCAACCACAGTGGATCTGCAGGATCCAAACTGA
- the LOC142541782 gene encoding cyclase-associated protein 1-like: protein MDENLIKRLESAVSRLEALSATGFRSGGVTEEVGYADTDASIVAYRDLESQYVGRVMSAAEKIGGQVLDVSKVIAEAFSVQKELLVKVKSTQKPDTAGLVELIKPLNEVMGKAYALTEGRRSEFFHHLKTGADSLAALAWIAYTGKDCGMSMPIAHVEESWQTAEFYCNKILVEYRNKDANHVEWAKALKELYVPGLRDYVKSHCPLGPVWSATGKTAGSAPTKAPAPGAPPPPRPPPASLFSLETTRPSSSAPKEGMSAVFQEINSGKSVTSGLRKVTADMKTKNRADKTGVVSVAEKESRAAGSPSFSKSGPPKLELQMGRKWVVENQIGRNSLVIDDCDAKQSVYVFGCKNSILQIHGKVNNITVDKCTKMGVVFKDVVAACEIVNCNGVELQCQGSAPTISVDNTSGCQLYLSKDSLETSITTAKSSEINVLVPGSGSDGDWGEYALPQQYIHVYKDGQFVTTPVSHSGN, encoded by the exons ATGGATGAAAATCTGATAAAAAGGTTGGAATCCGCGGTTTCGCGGTTGGAGGCGCTGTCCGCCACCGGATTTAGATCGGGAGGTGTGACGGAGGAGGTTGGGTATGCGGATACAGATGCGTCGATCGTGGCGTATCGGGATCTGGAGTCGCAATATGTGGGTAGGGTTATGAGCGCTGCGGAGAAGATTGGGGGACAGGTTTTGGATGTTTCGAAGGTTATCGCGGAGGCATTTTCTGTGCAGAAAGAACTTTTGGTAAAAGTCAAATCTACGCAG AAACCTGACACAGCAGGGTTGGTGGAACTCATAAAACCGTTGAATGAGGTGATGGGAAAAGCTTACGCGTTGACAGAGGGAAGGAGATCTGAATTTTTCCACCACTTAAAAACTGGTGCTGACAGCCTGGCAGCTCTGGCATGGATTGCATATACTGGAAAAGACTGCG GAATGAGCATGCCGATTGCACATGTTGAAGAGAGTTGGCAAACAGCCGAGTTTTACTGTAACAAG ATTCTTGTAGAATACAGAAACAAAGATGCCAATCACGTCGAGTGGGCAAAGGCTTTAAAGGAGCTTTACGTACCTGGGTTAAGGGATTATGTCAAGTCTCACTGCCCATTGGGCCCTGTTTGGAGTGCCACAGGAAAGACTGCCGGATCTGCCCCAACAAAAGCTCCGGCTCCTGGTGCACCTCCTCCTCCCCGTCCTCCCCCTGCTTCACTATTTAGTTTGGAGACGACCCGACCTTCATCTTCAGCTCCCAAAGAAGGCATGTCTGCAGTTTTCCAGGAAATTAATTCTGGAAAGTCAGTTACTTCTG GTTTGAGGAAGGTCACTGCTGATATGAAAACCAAGAACCGTGCAGATAAAACTGGTGTCGTTAGTGTTGCTGAAAAAGAAAGCCGTGCTGCTGGCTCGCCTTCATTTTCAAAGTCGGGACCTCCGAAGCTAGAGCTTCAAATGGGTCGCAA ATGGGTGGTTGAGAATCAAATTGGACGAAACAGTTTAGTAATTGATGATTGTGACGCAAAGCAGTCTGTGTATGTCTTTGGGTGCAAGAATTCCATTCTTCAGATACATG GTAAAGTGAACAACATTACAGTGGACAAGTGCACTAAGATGGGGGTGGTATTCAAG GATGTTGTTGCAGCTTGTGAGATTGTTAATTGCAATGGTGTGGAGTTGCAATGTCAG GGCTCTGCTCCAACAATTTCAGTCGATAATACATCAGGATGCCAATTATATTTGAGTAAAGATTCTTTGGAGACTTCTATAACTACTGCAAAGTCCAGTGAAATCAACGTGCTGGTACCTGGATCTGGATCAGATGGTGATTGG GGAGAGTATGCTTTACCGCAGCAATACATTCACGTTTACAAGGATGGCCAATTTGTGACCACCCCTGTGTCCCACTCCGGAAACTAA
- the LOC142541793 gene encoding ras-related protein Rab7, which yields MPSRRRALLKVIILGDSGVGKTSLMNQYVNKKFSNQYKATIGADFLTKEVQFEDRLFTLQIWDTAGQERFQSLGVAFYRGADCCVLVYDVNVMKSFDNLNNWREEFLIQASPSDPENFPFVVIGNKIDVDGGNSRVVSEKKARAWCASKGNIPYFETSAKEGTNIEEAFQVIAKNAVKSGEEEEIYLPDTIDVGSSSQQRSSGCEC from the exons ATGCCGTCTCGCAGAAGAGCGCTCCTCAAGGTCATCATCCTCGGCGACAGCGG GGTGGGAAAGACCTCATTGATGAATCA ATATGTAAACAAGAAGTTCAGCAACCAATACAAGGCGACAATTGGGGCTGATTTCCTGACTAAGGAAGTGCAATTTGAGGATAGACTCTTCACTTTGCAG ATATGGGATACAGCAGGCCAGGAGAGGTTTCAAAGTCTTGGGGTTGCTTTCTACCGTGGTGCTGATTGCTGTGTGCTTGTCTATGATGTCAATGTGATGAAATCATTTGATAATCTTAACAACTGGAGAGAAGAATTCCTAATTCAG GCAAGTCCATCAGACCCAGAAAATTTTCCGTTTGTTGTGATCGGTAACAAGATCGATGTGGATGGAGGAAATAGTAGAGTG GTATCTGAGAAAAAAGCTCGGGCTTGGTGTGCCTCGAAAGGGAATATTCCCTACTTTGAGACTTCTGCCAAGGAAGGCACCAATATTGAAGAAGCTTTCCAGGTTATTGCAAAGAATGCTGTGAAGagtggagaagaagaagaaat ATATTTGCCCGACACAATTGATGTTGGAAGCAGCAGTCAGCAAAGGTCGAGCGGATGCGAGTGTTGA